From the Parafrankia irregularis genome, the window CGAACCAGGCCGGTGCTTCGTCATACATCCATGTCTGCCGTTCGGCTCGTCGTTGTGGTCCTCGGCGACTGCCGCATCCCTGATGAAACACCGTGGACGAGCTCGCGCCGGTGTCTGCCGGTTCGGTGACGGATTCGTCGGATTTCCGACTCACCGGTGGAGACGGAATCGCACCTGCTCCAGAACCCTCCGGAATCGGTCGCATGGTTGCCGCCACGCTGCGTTGGCGCAGCCGTACCGTTCATCGTGGCAGGGCGCGGTAGAAGGCCACATGCCGGGACGCGGCGAGGTCCCAGCTGAAGCGGCTGGCCACCGCCCGGCCGGCGGCGGTCCGGGCGGGATCCGGCAACGTGCCCGGCCACGGCTCGGCCGCGTCGAGAACCCGGTCCAACGCGGCCGCGAAGCCCGTCGGGGACGACGCGAAGGACACGGCGCTCCCGGCCGCGCCGAGCACCTCGCGCAGCACCGGCAGGTCGCGGGTCACGACGGGCACCCCGGCGGCGAGCGCCTCCAACGCGGCGAGCCCGAAGCCCTCCTTCGCGGACGGGAACGCGAACACGCTCGCCGCGGCGACCAGGGCGGGCAGCTCCTCGTCCGGCACCGGCCCGAGCAGGACGGGCTCGATGCCGAGCTCGGCGGCGCGGGCCAGCACATGATCACGGTAGGCACGGTAGTCGAACAGCGTCTCCCCGCCGGCGAGGACCAGCGACACCGGCGTCGAGCGGCCGCGTAGCAGCGCGAACGCCTCGATCAGGTCGGCCGTCCCCTTGCGGGGCTCGATCCCGCCGACGGTGAGGACATACCGGCCGAGCCGGGACTGCCAGCGTTCCCGGGCCGCCCGGGCGGGGCCCTGCGGGGCCGCCGCGGCGGTGAACCGGGCCGCGTCCACGCCGTTCGGGATGACGGTGGCGTTGATGCCCCATCCGGCCGCCAGCTCCGCGGCGACGGCGGTCGAGACGCACACGTGCGCCCGCGGGCGGCGCAGCGCGCGTTCATGGCAGGTGACCAGCTCAGGGGTGGTGAACGTGTCGAGGTGGTGCACCGTGCGGACGCAGTCGGCCACCGCGTTCGCGGAGATGCAG encodes:
- a CDS encoding MSMEG_0565 family glycosyltransferase codes for the protein MGTERGATTSGNGPSGTGPLSVALLTYSTRPRGGVVATLALAEALARAGHQVDLWTLARGGDTGFFRPVDPAVRVRAVPFPDAPDDESVGQRILRSIAVLGEAFDTHRGTGTGTGTGSGSGSGTAYDVVHAQDCISANAVADCVRTVHHLDTFTTPELVTCHERALRRPRAHVCVSTAVAAELAAGWGINATVIPNGVDAARFTAAAAPQGPARAARERWQSRLGRYVLTVGGIEPRKGTADLIEAFALLRGRSTPVSLVLAGGETLFDYRAYRDHVLARAAELGIEPVLLGPVPDEELPALVAAASVFAFPSAKEGFGLAALEALAAGVPVVTRDLPVLREVLGAAGSAVSFASSPTGFAAALDRVLDAAEPWPGTLPDPARTAAGRAVASRFSWDLAASRHVAFYRALPR